The nucleotide sequence GGAACAATCAAACATCATAATTTGTACACACAAACAGCATATATGAGCTTATATTGTCCCCCTCGCGCGCACTGATATCATTGCTCTTTTTTCTTCAAATTTTACGCTTACCTCCGGTTGCCGCAAACCCTATTGCATAAAAAAGCCACCCGCGCGCGGCAGGTGGCAGCAATCAGCAGAGGTCAACCAACTCGTATCCTTCAGGCGGAAACACACAATCCGCATCCTGACAAAACATCCCTGCACCAACGCAGCAGCATGGCATAGGCTTCTTTCTCAGTATGCGCGGTCAGCCAGTCAGGCAGGTCGCACCCGGCGGCAATGATCTCTTTTTCTGTTCCAGCAAGGCGCGACAGCAGTTCTCTTTTGCTGCGGCAAAAAACGCCGGAGGCAATATGGTGCTGCGAGCGCATGACAAAAAACGCGGTTTTGTAGGACTCCTGCAGCATCTGGAATCTGGTCTCCGCATCCGCATACAGGTACGAATGCGTAAGCATATGGATAAGTGCTGACGCGCCGACTCTGACAGATTCTGCCGCATCTCTTTCTGTAAGGACCGGCAGAAACGTGCTCAGCGTGCCGAAATAATCGACTGTATCCTGCTGAAAAGCAAAAAGTTCATGGCGAGGCCAGTGCAACAGCTCGGCAATGCCGCTGATGAATCCACAGGCCTTTTGCCCTTCCG is from Desulfovibrio desulfuricans and encodes:
- a CDS encoding nucleotidyltransferase domain-containing protein; its protein translation is MINPDAWMAVLLPRLQQAFGSRLQYLGLQGSYRRGEARETSDIDVVVLLDRVALEDLDTYRVMVRAMPEGQKACGFISGIAELLHWPRHELFAFQQDTVDYFGTLSTFLPVLTERDAAESVRVGASALIHMLTHSYLYADAETRFQMLQESYKTAFFVMRSQHHIASGVFCRSKRELLSRLAGTEKEIIAAGCDLPDWLTAHTEKEAYAMLLRWCRDVLSGCGLCVSA